A genomic region of Photobacterium swingsii contains the following coding sequences:
- a CDS encoding YigZ family protein: MTASEPYLIPAASASCEEEIKKSRFITYLAHTPTVEAAKAFVQQIKTQHADARHNCWAFVAGRPSDSMKWGFSDDGEPSGTAGKPILAQLTGSGVGEITAVVTRYSGGIKLGTGGLVKAYGGGVQQALTLLQTQEKVIMSEVEICCAYNQVTLVEALLAEHSGSTLTASYTESVHVIAEIDCRCVDAFCLALVNRSGGTLTAKTVER, from the coding sequence ATGACAGCTTCAGAACCGTATTTAATACCCGCGGCCAGCGCCTCGTGTGAAGAAGAAATTAAGAAAAGCCGCTTTATTACTTATCTTGCACACACCCCTACGGTGGAAGCTGCCAAAGCCTTTGTGCAGCAGATCAAAACACAGCATGCTGATGCCCGTCATAATTGTTGGGCTTTTGTTGCTGGTCGACCGTCAGATTCAATGAAATGGGGTTTTAGTGATGATGGCGAACCTTCTGGTACGGCGGGGAAACCCATTCTTGCTCAATTAACGGGATCGGGCGTGGGTGAGATAACCGCAGTGGTGACACGGTATTCGGGGGGCATTAAATTAGGTACCGGTGGTTTAGTAAAAGCCTATGGTGGCGGTGTTCAGCAAGCATTAACGCTGCTGCAAACGCAAGAGAAAGTCATCATGTCTGAGGTTGAAATTTGCTGTGCTTATAATCAAGTTACGCTGGTGGAAGCACTGCTTGCTGAGCATTCAGGCAGTACCTTAACAGCAAGTTATACCGAGAGTGTGCATGTGATAGCCGAGATTGATTGTCGCTGTGTCGATGCTTTTTGTTTGGCTTTAGTCAATCGTAGTGGCGGCACCCTGACAGCCAAAACTGTCGAGCGTTAA
- the fadB gene encoding fatty acid oxidation complex subunit alpha FadB — MIYQGETLSVDYLEDGIAELNLNAPSSVNKFDIKTLECFSEALNALYQQNDLKGLIVTSAKGAFVVGADITEFMGLFAKTEQELSQWLTRANDIFNKLEDLPVPTLSAINGHALGGGCECVLATDFRLADSTARIGLPETKLGIMPGFGGTVRLPRLIGADSAMEIITAGKDKKAPDALKLGLVDAVVAPDALRDNAIAMIKDAIAGKLNWQQRREQKKSPLLLNRTEAMMSFTMAKGMVAQVAGKHYPAPMAAVMTIEEAASMSRDDALIVENKHFVKLAKTDVAQALVGLFLNDQFIKGNAKQAAKAGKPTAKGAVLGAGIMGGGIAYQSALKGVPVLMKDIAEPSLALGMNEATKLLNKQLERGRIDGFKMAGIISSITPSLSYAGIEHADVIVEAVVENPKVKAAVLAEVEQHVSADTVVTSNTSTIPINLLAESLQRPENFCGMHFFNPVHRMPLVEIIRGEKTSDDTINRVVAYAAKMGKSPIVVNDCPGFFVNRVLFPYFAGFSMLLRDGADFAQVDKVMEKQFGWPMGPAYLLDVVGIDTAHHAQAVMAEGFPERMNKDYKDAVDVMFESGRFGQKNGKGFFSYSIDRKGKPKKAHDPDVAELLSPVLGTATEYSSEEIIARTMVPMINEVVRCLEENIIATPAEADMALVYGLGFPPFRGGVFRYLDTMGLAQYVAMADKYAHLGAVYQVPAGLRAKAEKGENYYAIDTASAPFNA, encoded by the coding sequence ATGATTTACCAAGGTGAAACCCTATCCGTTGACTATCTGGAAGATGGTATTGCGGAGCTCAACCTCAACGCCCCTAGTAGTGTTAATAAGTTTGATATCAAGACCCTAGAGTGTTTCAGCGAAGCACTTAACGCCCTTTACCAACAAAACGACCTTAAAGGCCTGATTGTGACATCAGCCAAAGGGGCCTTTGTCGTGGGCGCAGATATTACCGAATTCATGGGCTTATTCGCTAAGACAGAGCAAGAACTGTCACAGTGGCTAACGCGTGCCAATGATATCTTCAACAAATTAGAAGACCTGCCTGTACCCACACTCTCTGCCATTAATGGCCATGCGCTTGGTGGCGGCTGTGAGTGCGTACTTGCGACCGACTTCCGCTTAGCCGATAGCACGGCACGCATAGGGTTGCCTGAAACCAAGCTAGGGATCATGCCCGGCTTTGGTGGGACAGTACGCTTACCACGTTTGATCGGTGCCGATTCGGCAATGGAAATTATCACCGCAGGTAAAGATAAAAAAGCACCAGATGCGCTCAAACTGGGTCTTGTTGATGCCGTAGTTGCACCAGATGCCTTGCGCGACAATGCGATAGCGATGATCAAAGACGCCATTGCAGGTAAATTAAATTGGCAACAACGCCGAGAACAAAAGAAATCCCCTCTTTTATTAAATCGAACTGAAGCCATGATGAGCTTTACTATGGCCAAAGGCATGGTGGCTCAAGTTGCAGGAAAACATTACCCTGCCCCGATGGCAGCGGTAATGACGATTGAAGAAGCGGCAAGTATGTCACGCGATGATGCCTTAATTGTCGAGAACAAACACTTCGTCAAACTGGCAAAAACTGATGTTGCCCAAGCCCTAGTCGGATTATTTCTTAACGATCAGTTTATTAAAGGTAACGCCAAGCAAGCCGCCAAAGCGGGCAAGCCAACAGCTAAAGGTGCAGTGCTGGGCGCAGGTATCATGGGAGGCGGTATTGCTTATCAGTCTGCCCTCAAAGGCGTACCTGTATTAATGAAGGACATTGCCGAGCCATCCCTCGCGCTGGGGATGAACGAAGCAACCAAGCTACTCAATAAACAGCTAGAACGCGGCCGTATCGACGGCTTTAAAATGGCAGGTATTATCTCTTCAATCACCCCAAGCCTGAGTTATGCCGGTATCGAACATGCCGATGTGATCGTCGAAGCCGTGGTCGAAAATCCAAAAGTCAAAGCGGCAGTACTGGCCGAAGTTGAGCAACATGTCTCGGCAGATACTGTGGTGACCTCCAATACCTCAACCATCCCAATCAACTTATTGGCAGAATCACTACAGCGTCCAGAGAATTTCTGTGGCATGCACTTTTTTAATCCCGTGCACCGCATGCCTTTGGTGGAAATCATCCGTGGCGAAAAAACCTCAGACGACACTATCAATCGCGTCGTGGCTTACGCCGCCAAAATGGGCAAATCCCCTATCGTCGTTAACGACTGCCCAGGCTTCTTCGTCAACCGTGTACTCTTTCCTTACTTTGCAGGATTTAGCATGCTGTTACGTGACGGCGCCGACTTTGCACAAGTCGATAAGGTCATGGAGAAACAATTCGGTTGGCCTATGGGCCCTGCTTACTTGCTTGATGTTGTCGGTATCGATACCGCCCATCACGCCCAAGCGGTCATGGCAGAGGGCTTCCCAGAACGCATGAACAAAGATTACAAAGATGCGGTTGATGTAATGTTTGAAAGTGGCCGATTTGGCCAGAAAAACGGTAAAGGCTTCTTTAGCTATTCTATCGACCGTAAAGGTAAACCGAAAAAAGCACACGATCCCGACGTCGCGGAACTACTGTCACCGGTTCTGGGTACCGCGACCGAATACAGTAGTGAAGAAATTATTGCGCGTACTATGGTGCCAATGATCAACGAAGTCGTGCGTTGTTTAGAAGAAAACATTATTGCGACCCCAGCAGAAGCAGATATGGCACTGGTATATGGCTTAGGCTTCCCTCCTTTCCGTGGTGGCGTATTCCGTTACTTAGACACAATGGGATTAGCACAATATGTCGCAATGGCCGATAAATATGCTCACCTTGGTGCGGTTTACCAAGTGCCAGCAGGTTTGCGCGCAAAAGCGGAGAAAGGCGAAAATTACTACGCTATCGACACCGCATCAGCACCATTTAACGCTTAA